Below is a genomic region from Flammeovirgaceae bacterium SG7u.111.
CCATTGCCCAAATAAAGCTGTAAGCTGCTGTTCCCGCACCTGAGTGGATAGACCATTCGGGGGAAATTACTGCTTGCTTGTTTTTCATTACTAAGTGGCGAGTTTCTGTTGGTTCGCCCATGAAGTGCATCACAGCTTGGTTTTCTGCCAAGTCGAAATAAAAATAAATTTCCATCCTACGGTTATGCGTATGCGGGGGAAATGTATTCCAAATACTTCCTGGTTTGAGAGCGGTGAAGCCCATTACCAATTGGCAACTTTTGATACCATTCTCGTGGATATATTGGAAAATCGTACGCTCATTGCTTGTTGCAGGAGCACCTAGTTCTACAGGGTTTGCTTCTGCTTGACTAGCCTTTGCTGTAGGATATTCTTTGTGGGCAGGTGTAGAACAAATAAAGAATTCTGCTGGAGCAACTGCATCATCACTGGCAAATACAACTGATTTCTTTCCTTTTCCTATGTAAAGACAGTCTTTATTAGCTAGTGTAAAAACTTCACCATCTACAGTTACTGTTCCGCTTTCTCCTACATTAAGAATTCCCATTTCCCTTCTTTCAAGGAAATATTCTGCTTTGGTGAATTCTTCACATGCAGGCATTTCTAGTGGTGTGTCGGTAGGCTTCGCTCCTATCGTCATCATTCGGTCATAGAGTGAGTAAACTCCTGTTACTTCTCCTTCAGTAAGGACATTTTCTATCAAAAAGTCCTTTCTCAGCCTTTCGGTAGTATAAGACTTGGCATCCTCTGGGTGTGCTGCGTATCTAAGTTCCATTTTCAATTATTATGTTATAGGTTTTTTGGGTATAATTATTTCGTATTATCTCAAAAATACATAAGCTAATGGGAATACCTAGCAGGAATCAGTAGCTATTTTCTCTGCAAACGTTTGTGGTTGGAAAAATTAATTTTCTGAACTTCAGAAGATTGCCAAATAAACTATATTTTTGCCCAGCTTACCAGCCAGAAAGAAGTGGAGAGGTTTTCATTCGATTTGGTTTGAGAAAAAGAGCAATTACGCCATCCTCAAAGGCAATCAGATACACATGAATCAGCAAAGTGCCTACACCAAACATGATAATTCCCTTATAAAATTGTATTTTTGACGCCTTTGCAATTAGCTTATAAAGGCATAACAACAACTAAAACTATATTCAGGATAAATTTTACCCTCGGGGTATAAACTTAAAAATTACTTATGGCATTAAGATCAGGCTTTTCAAGCAGGTTAGGGTTCGTGGCAGCCGCATCAGGTTCTGCAGTTGGATTGGGAAACATTTGGGCATTCCCCTATATCACAGGTGAAAACGGTGGAGCAGCGTTTTTGCTCATCTACATCTGCTGTACTTTTTTGATAGGATTTCCTATAATGGTAGGCGAAATAGCCGTTGGTAGAAAAGCCAAAGCAAACCCATATGGAGCTTATAAGCTATTGGGAGGCAAGCGCTGGTCGGTAGTAGGCCTGCTGGGCATCTTGTGCGGAATCATGATCCTCTCTTTTTATAATGTGGTTGCGGGATGGGCTTTTGGTTACTTCATCCAGATCGGGTTTGGCGACCTTCTCGCTCAAGGCGATTTCGGCTCTTTCTTTGGAGGCTACGTTGCCGATTACTCTGATAACCTTGTTTATTCGTTCGTATTTATGGTTCTCACCGCTATTATTGTAATTGGTGGTGTGAAGCAAGGAATTGAACTAGCAGCAAAAATCTTAATGCCTTTCTTGTTCATCATCCTTTTCGGGCTGATCATTTATGCAATGACCTTAGACAATGCGATGGATGGGCTAGCTTTCTACCTCAAGCCAGATTTTAGTTTAGTTAATGCCAAAACCATCTATTCAGCATTTGGGCAAGCCTTTTTCTCCCTGTCGCTAGGTATGGGCGCTCTTATCACCTACGGTTCTTATATAAGTAAAAACGAAAATATAATTTCGGCAGCAGCCATTGTTACTGTAGCCGATGTATTAGTAGCATTTTTGGCAGGTTTGCTTATTTTCCCATTGGTATTTTCACAAGGTCAAGACCCTACAGAAGGCCCTGGATTGGTATTCGTAGTATTACCAGGCGTTTTCCAACAAATAGGGCCAATAGCTGGACGCGTTATAGGTGGCGGTTTCTTCCTATTACTTTGTATGGCTGCACTTACTTCTACCATTTCTCTTTTAGAAGTGCCAGTAGCCTATTTTGTAGATCAGAAAAAATGGCCACGAAAATTGGTTGTTGCAGGTCTTGCAGCAGTAGTATTCTCTATAGGGCTTCTGAGCATGCTCTCGCAAGGAGCGGTTGACGGATTGACTAACTTCCTTTTCTATGAAGGAAAAAGCCAAACCTTCTTGGACTTCATCTCACACGTTTTCCTAGATGTATCCCTCCCTCTTGGAGGATTCTTACTGTCCATATTTGTGGCATATAAGCTTAAAACCAAAAATCTTTCTGAAGAGATTGCTCACGGAAATAGCGGTTATGTAGGGTCTAACATAGAAAAGTTTATCAACTTCTCTCTTACAGTTCTTTGCCCAATAGCCTTAGGCATTATTTTCGTAGTTACAGTGCTACAAAAATTTGGAAATGTGCATATTTTCTAACAGAAAAGAATGTTCTCTGATATTAAGGCGCTCATGTGTGAATCACATGAGCGTTTTTTGTAGCCACCAAATAAATAAAACTGCGGAAAGCGTATTCATAAAGTTAACCGTATGGTTATTCATATAGCCATTTCTCTGTAATGTAGCCCCCAATACCGAGTCGATATAATTTCCAACTAGCCCTGCCAAAAACACGTATGCGGCAAGCAAAACCTGACCTGAGGCAAGCAAATAAACCAGTGCCATTATTCCTGCTCCAATACCTCCCAAAAGCGTCCCTTCAAAACTCACTACTCCATCATCACCTTTCCTGCCTTCTTTCCAACTGATAATATCCACAAACCTCTTCCCATAGGCATTCCCAAGCTCCGAGGAAAACGTATCGGCAGTAGCAGAAGCCAAACTAGCCGCAAGCATGGCTAAAAAGAGTTCTTGCCCTTGGGGAAATACCCAAGCTAGCCCACCACACATTGCTGCTACTCCCCCATTCGCCAAAGCATTTGGCACTCCTCTTTTTCCCTGATTTTTTTCTGCTAACCCATTTTTGTATTTTTCTTTCTTTTTGATGAAAGTAGCCCCAGAACCCAGCACAAAAAACAAAAGCAGCAAGCTTAGAATTTCAAACCCTCCTCCTAAAAAAATCAAGAAGGCGATTATTCCTCCTACAATTGCACCTGAAATATCTATTTTCTTAGAAGCCCAGCTCAGCAAAACAAAAAGAAATACCGCGCCCAAGCCCCAAGACAAATTTGATGGAAGTACAAAAGAACCCACCATAAAAACCTTTATGAAGAAATAAGCAAAAACGGAGGCGACCAAGGGCACAACAATATTATCATCAACAAACCCTTCCAGTGTTTCGGCAATAGCAGCAACTATAGAGGAAAGAATAATAACTTGCACCCAACAAGTAAAATCAATAGTTAAGAGCGCATCACTTGGGAGAAGCAAAAGAAACAACGAGGAAAGTAGAGAAGAACTAATGATAAAAAGCAAAATCCCTCCCCATGTTTTTTTCATGTTCCAAGGCAGCGGTTTTGACCAAATACTCCTTCCGTAAAAGGCTGCGGCATCACCAAAAGCCAAAG
It encodes:
- the kduI gene encoding 5-dehydro-4-deoxy-D-glucuronate isomerase, whose translation is MELRYAAHPEDAKSYTTERLRKDFLIENVLTEGEVTGVYSLYDRMMTIGAKPTDTPLEMPACEEFTKAEYFLERREMGILNVGESGTVTVDGEVFTLANKDCLYIGKGKKSVVFASDDAVAPAEFFICSTPAHKEYPTAKASQAEANPVELGAPATSNERTIFQYIHENGIKSCQLVMGFTALKPGSIWNTFPPHTHNRRMEIYFYFDLAENQAVMHFMGEPTETRHLVMKNKQAVISPEWSIHSGAGTAAYSFIWAMGGENQTFTDMDPAGTDVLK
- a CDS encoding sodium-dependent transporter, with protein sequence MALRSGFSSRLGFVAAASGSAVGLGNIWAFPYITGENGGAAFLLIYICCTFLIGFPIMVGEIAVGRKAKANPYGAYKLLGGKRWSVVGLLGILCGIMILSFYNVVAGWAFGYFIQIGFGDLLAQGDFGSFFGGYVADYSDNLVYSFVFMVLTAIIVIGGVKQGIELAAKILMPFLFIILFGLIIYAMTLDNAMDGLAFYLKPDFSLVNAKTIYSAFGQAFFSLSLGMGALITYGSYISKNENIISAAAIVTVADVLVAFLAGLLIFPLVFSQGQDPTEGPGLVFVVLPGVFQQIGPIAGRVIGGGFFLLLCMAALTSTISLLEVPVAYFVDQKKWPRKLVVAGLAAVVFSIGLLSMLSQGAVDGLTNFLFYEGKSQTFLDFISHVFLDVSLPLGGFLLSIFVAYKLKTKNLSEEIAHGNSGYVGSNIEKFINFSLTVLCPIALGIIFVVTVLQKFGNVHIF
- a CDS encoding DUF92 domain-containing protein, which codes for MEKLGKRKFVHVSMISFGLLVGRVSPLAISLTCLSALLFNVFLLPKLTKKSLEKQEDLQKGYSIGIIAYPAVLFCISLLFFSQQIYLVIGWGALAFGDAAAFYGRSIWSKPLPWNMKKTWGGILLFIISSSLLSSLFLLLLPSDALLTIDFTCWVQVIILSSIVAAIAETLEGFVDDNIVVPLVASVFAYFFIKVFMVGSFVLPSNLSWGLGAVFLFVLLSWASKKIDISGAIVGGIIAFLIFLGGGFEILSLLLLFFVLGSGATFIKKKEKYKNGLAEKNQGKRGVPNALANGGVAAMCGGLAWVFPQGQELFLAMLAASLASATADTFSSELGNAYGKRFVDIISWKEGRKGDDGVVSFEGTLLGGIGAGIMALVYLLASGQVLLAAYVFLAGLVGNYIDSVLGATLQRNGYMNNHTVNFMNTLSAVLFIWWLQKTLM